In Candidatus Defluviibacterium haderslevense, the following are encoded in one genomic region:
- a CDS encoding LysE family transporter, producing the protein MEWLIKGVLLGISIGLLVGPLFFALIQAGMEYGFRKGFLFAAGIWISDFILLMLTYFIFKNIPLPTNTDDISPILIVICAAAFILIGLNIMLSPTKKMDHQYLPTSKLWTVLVTKGFIVNTMNPSAFLIWMSVATIANKITLKPSGTEILMFYLSIGITIIGLDLLKIFLGKKIALKFKDGILSKFKYVSGVFL; encoded by the coding sequence ATGGAGTGGTTGATCAAAGGCGTATTGTTAGGCATTAGTATTGGCCTTTTGGTGGGGCCTTTGTTTTTTGCATTGATACAAGCAGGTATGGAATATGGATTCCGCAAAGGATTTCTTTTTGCAGCAGGAATTTGGATTAGTGATTTCATTCTATTAATGCTCACCTATTTTATATTTAAAAATATTCCACTACCTACAAACACAGATGATATCAGTCCGATTCTTATAGTTATCTGCGCTGCAGCATTTATATTAATTGGTTTAAACATTATGCTCTCACCAACAAAAAAAATGGATCATCAATATCTTCCTACTTCTAAATTATGGACAGTCTTGGTCACAAAAGGTTTTATTGTTAACACCATGAATCCATCTGCATTTTTAATTTGGATGAGTGTTGCGACTATTGCCAATAAAATAACTTTAAAACCCAGTGGCACAGAAATTCTTATGTTCTATTTGAGCATTGGTATCACCATCATTGGTTTAGATTTGTTGAAAATATTCTTAGGTAAGAAAATTGCTTTAAAATTCAAGGATGGTATCCTGTCAAAATTCAAATATGTGTCGGGCGTTTTTTTATAA
- a CDS encoding T9SS type A sorting domain-containing protein, giving the protein MLVYPNPSKGLIHIISDLIKGEHLKITIFSIQGNFIKSIPINTTTNPSIDLQMNDGTYMYIIEDSKEKILKRSLLLISK; this is encoded by the coding sequence ATGTTAGTTTATCCAAATCCATCTAAAGGATTAATACATATTATTTCCGACCTTATAAAAGGTGAACATTTAAAAATAACAATTTTTTCAATCCAAGGAAACTTTATAAAAAGCATACCAATTAATACTACAACAAACCCATCCATCGACTTGCAAATGAATGATGGAACTTACATGTATATCATAGAAGATTCAAAAGAGAAAATTCTCAAAAGATCCTTGTTATTGATTTCAAAATAA